One segment of Carya illinoinensis cultivar Pawnee chromosome 1, C.illinoinensisPawnee_v1, whole genome shotgun sequence DNA contains the following:
- the LOC122288838 gene encoding glycerol-3-phosphate dehydrogenase SDP6, mitochondrial-like: MTATTRLSRRLGAAAIAAASGGAFFLYQPTLSANDACSQLAALRQKITDPNALVPARALQESALIGASAANPHDVLVIGGGATGCGVALDAVTRGLRVGLVEREDFSSGTSSRSTKLIHGGVRYLEKAVFNLDYGQLKLVFHALEERKQIIENAPHLCHALPCMTPCFDWFEVLYYWMGLKMYDLVAGPRLLHLSRYYSAQESSELFPTLARKGKDRNLKGTVVYYDGQMNDSRLNVGLACTAALAGAAVLNHAEVISFLKDEVGERIIGARIRNNLSGKEFDSYAKVIVNAAGPFCDSLRKMANKDLRPMICPSSGVHVVLPDYYSPEGMGLIVPKTKDGRVIFMLPWLGRTIAGTTDSNTPITSLPEPHEDEIQFILDAISDYLNVKVRRIDVLSAWSGIRPLAMDPSAKNTESISRDHVVCEDFPGLVTITGGKWTTYRSMAEDAVNAAIKSGKLSPTSNCLTHNLRLIGGDGWDPASFTVIAQQYIRMKKTHSGKVVPGAMDTAAAKHLTHAYGALAERVATIAQNENLGKRLAHGYPFLEAEVAYCARNEYCESAVDFIARRSRLAFLDTDAAGQALPRIIEILATEHKWDKSRQKHEFQKGTEFLETFKAAKNAQFHDGKHTYAKLHSNLYEIPPNPSTVREGGAGFSSYSMTH; this comes from the exons ATGACCGCCACCACACGATTGAGCCGCCGCCTTGGTGCAGCGGCAATTGCCGCGGCATCCGGAGGAGCATTTTTCCTCTATCAGCCTACTTTATCCGCCAACGACGCTTGCTCCCAGCTCGCGGCTCTACGGCAGAAGATCACCGACCCGAACGCTCTTGTTCCGGCCAGAGCGCTCCAGGAGTCGGCCCTGATTGGCGCCAGCGCGGCCAACCCACACGACGTTCTCGTGATCGGCGGAGGAGCTACCGGATGTGGCGTCGCTCTTGATGCCGTCACCAGAGGCCTCCGAGTGGGACTCGTCGAACGAGAGGATTTCTCTTCTGGCACGTCTTCGAGGTCCACAAAGCTCATTCATGGAG GAGTTCGTTACTTGGAGAAAGCTGTCTTTAATCTCGACTATGGGCAACTGAAGCTGGTATTCCATGCGCTTGAGGAGCGTAAACAGATTATTGAGAATGCACCACACCTATGCCATGCTTTGCCATGCATGACGCCATGCTTTGACTGGTTTGAGGTATTATACTACTGGATGGGCTTGAAAATGTACGATTTGGTCGCAGGGCCACGCCTATTACATTTGTCCAGATATTATTCTGCGCAAGAGTCCAGTGAACTCTTCCCCACACTTGCAAGGAAGGGCAAAGATAGAAACCTGAAGGGGACAGTGGTTTATTACGATGGCCAGATGAATGACTCACGACTTAATGTTGGATTGGCATGCACTGCTGCATTAGCTGGTGCGGCGGTGCTTAACCATGCAGAGGTAATATCATTTTTGAAGGATGAAGTTGGTGAGCGGATAATTGGGGCACGAATTCGAAACAATTTATCAG GCAAAGAGTTCGATTCATATGCAAAAGTAATTGTCAATGCGGCTGGGCCATTTTGTGATTCCTTGCGGAAAATGGCCAATAAAGATTTGCGACCTATGATCTGTCCTAGCAGTGGTGTACATGTCGTTCTACCCGATTACTATTCACCTGAAGGAATGGGTTTGATTGTTCCTAAAACTAAGGATGGACGTGTTATTTTCATGTTACCATGGTTGGGACGAACAATTGCTGGAACCACAGATTCCAACACTCCCATCACTTCGCTGCCAGAACCACATGAGGATGAAATTCAATTTATACTGGATGCAATCAGTGATTACCTTAATGTTAAG GTGAGGCGAATAGATGTTCTTTCTGCATGGAGTGGTATACGCCCATTGGCAATGGATCCATCTGCAAAGAACACAGAGAGTATCTCCAGAGATCATGTTGTTTGTGAAGATTTTCCTGGTTTGGTCACAATTACGGGTGGAAAGTGGACTACTTACCGTAG CATGGCAGAAGATGCAGTTAATGCAGCCATAAAATCTGGAAAGCTGAGCCCGACCAGTAATTGTTTAACTCACAATCTGCGGCTTATTGGTGGAGATGGATGGGATCCTGCATCATTTACAGTTATTGCCCAACAGTATATACGCATGAAGAAGACTCACAGTGGCAAAGTTGTTCCTGGTGCAATGGACACTGCTGCAGCAAAGCATCTAACTCATGCATATGGAGCTTTGGCTGAACGAGTGGCTACCATAGCTCAG AATGAAAACTTGGGAAAGCGGCTTGCCCATGGATATCCTTTTCTCGAGGCTGAGGTTGCGTACTGTGCTCGAAATGAATATTGTGAATCTGCCGTTGATTTTATTGCCAGGAGATCCCGGCTTGCTTTCCTTGACACTGATGCAGCAGGCCAAGCATTGCCTCGCATAATTGAGATATTGGCTACCGAGCACAAGTGGGACAAGTCGAGGCAGAAGCATGAGTTTCAGAAGGGTACTGAATTTTTGGAAACTTTCAAGGCGGCGAAGAATGCTCAATTCCATGATGGAAAACATACATA TGCAAAACTTCACTCCAACCTCTATGAAATCCCACCTAATCCCTCCACTGTAAGGGAGGGAGGAGCAGGTTTCTCATCCTACTCTATGACACATTAG